The Microbacterium sp. SORGH_AS_0862 genome has a segment encoding these proteins:
- a CDS encoding LCP family protein, with protein sequence MPKRRSRRVPVARHGRLRSPHPLVQALSLLAVAVVVGIASAAGVVGFHVWDAAATIGGNSVEIGNEGDPPLPPGLGEIEGGVNLLLVGTDACEGQDVALFPRCGMDDDGGERNDVTMLVHISDEPRRVTVVSFPRDTYVPIAECEDADGNTVGGGTEKINASYMYGGLGCTVRTVEELTGEDIQFAAAIRWTGVINLSDAVGGVDVCVQGDISDRHTGLVLTAGTHTLQGVQALQFLRIRHGIGDGSDLGRISNQQQFMSSLVRKMQSDAVLGDAGKLLNFANVAMTQVREKQLVLDKQLANPTRMAQIAMALKDVPFEDIVFVQYPAAYSGDGLVPISGAADSLFAALRENRPLQLTGEASGGFGVEVTGEVPDTAVPDPAATTPAPAATEGVEALPPEAAVELPSSISGQNASQVTCTVPQK encoded by the coding sequence ATGCCGAAGCGGCGCTCCCGCCGGGTGCCGGTCGCCCGCCACGGACGGCTGCGGTCTCCGCATCCTCTCGTGCAGGCGTTGTCCCTCCTCGCCGTAGCCGTCGTGGTCGGCATCGCCTCGGCTGCCGGGGTCGTGGGTTTCCACGTGTGGGATGCGGCGGCGACCATCGGTGGCAACTCGGTCGAGATTGGGAACGAGGGAGATCCCCCGCTGCCGCCGGGGCTCGGCGAGATCGAGGGCGGCGTCAACCTGCTTCTCGTGGGTACAGATGCGTGCGAAGGTCAGGATGTCGCCCTGTTCCCGCGGTGCGGTATGGACGACGACGGCGGTGAGCGCAACGACGTCACGATGCTGGTGCACATCAGCGACGAGCCGCGTCGGGTGACGGTCGTCTCGTTCCCGCGCGACACCTACGTGCCGATCGCCGAGTGCGAGGACGCCGACGGCAACACGGTCGGCGGTGGCACCGAGAAGATCAATGCTTCGTACATGTACGGCGGTCTCGGGTGCACGGTGCGCACCGTCGAGGAGCTCACCGGCGAGGACATCCAGTTCGCCGCGGCGATCCGTTGGACCGGTGTGATCAACCTCTCGGACGCCGTCGGAGGTGTCGACGTCTGTGTGCAGGGCGACATCTCCGACCGGCACACGGGTCTCGTTCTGACGGCAGGGACGCACACGCTGCAGGGCGTGCAGGCGCTGCAGTTTCTGCGCATCCGCCACGGCATCGGCGACGGCTCTGACCTCGGTCGCATCTCGAACCAGCAGCAGTTCATGTCGTCGCTGGTGCGAAAGATGCAGAGCGATGCCGTGCTCGGCGACGCGGGCAAGCTCTTGAACTTCGCGAACGTCGCGATGACGCAGGTGCGCGAGAAGCAGCTCGTGCTCGACAAGCAGCTCGCGAACCCAACCCGCATGGCACAGATCGCGATGGCGCTGAAGGACGTCCCGTTCGAGGACATCGTCTTCGTACAGTATCCGGCGGCCTACTCCGGAGACGGGCTCGTTCCGATCTCCGGCGCCGCCGACTCGCTGTTCGCGGCCCTCCGCGAGAACCGCCCGCTGCAGCTCACCGGCGAAGCCAGCGGTGGGTTCGGCGTGGAGGTGACGGGGGAGGTGCCCGACACGGCCGTTCCCGACCCGGCCGCGACCACTCCCGCGCCCGCGGCGACCGAGGGCGTCGAGGCGCTCCCCCCCGAGGCGGCCGTCGAGCTGCCGTCGTCGATCTCGGGTCAGAACGCCAGCCAGGTGACCTGCACCGTTCCGCAGAAGTAG
- a CDS encoding LCP family protein has translation MSPTRSGRRQTVARHGRLRSPHPVAQFFKLVAVSLAVVLVAGIGIVGYNVWSFATNLNEDAVALEGQSAVPPDIGAIEGGVNLFLAGTDACEPDYAALFGDRCTGADSEGDLNDVNLLLHISDNPRRVTVISFPRDLMIPIPSCTRPDGSTTSAMSKQQLNSTFSYGGLSCAVKTISELTGQNIPFAASVTFGGVIQITDAIGGVDVCIANGIRDPYTGIDWPAGTRNVQGWDALQFLRTRHGVGNGGDLGRISNQQQYMSRLARKLVGEGVLSDPATLYKLATVGVENVTPSQSLTNPMTLVQIALAVKEVPFNEIVFVQYPTLADPADANRVVPNKNAADTLFAALEANQQLVLTGSTSQGEGTIVADPTDAPADPTTPAPTQSADVAQPTTPTDSVELPSSIAGQTAAEETCSNGNLR, from the coding sequence GTGAGCCCGACCCGAAGCGGGCGCCGCCAGACGGTGGCGCGCCACGGCCGATTGCGCTCGCCGCATCCCGTCGCACAGTTCTTCAAACTCGTCGCGGTCTCCCTCGCCGTCGTTCTCGTCGCCGGAATCGGCATCGTGGGGTACAACGTCTGGAGCTTCGCGACCAATCTGAACGAGGATGCGGTCGCGCTCGAGGGCCAGAGCGCGGTGCCCCCGGACATCGGTGCGATCGAGGGCGGAGTGAACCTCTTCCTCGCCGGCACCGACGCCTGCGAGCCCGACTACGCCGCACTCTTCGGCGACCGGTGCACGGGCGCCGACTCCGAGGGCGACCTCAACGACGTCAACCTCCTGCTCCACATCTCGGACAACCCCCGCCGCGTGACGGTCATCTCCTTCCCGCGGGACCTCATGATCCCGATCCCCTCCTGCACCCGGCCGGACGGCTCGACGACGTCTGCTATGAGCAAGCAGCAGTTGAACTCGACCTTCTCCTACGGGGGCCTCAGCTGCGCGGTGAAGACGATCTCCGAGCTGACCGGGCAGAACATTCCGTTCGCCGCATCCGTCACGTTCGGCGGCGTCATCCAGATCACCGACGCCATCGGCGGCGTGGACGTCTGCATCGCCAACGGCATCCGCGACCCCTACACGGGCATCGACTGGCCCGCGGGCACGCGCAACGTGCAGGGCTGGGACGCTCTGCAATTCCTCCGGACGCGGCACGGCGTCGGGAACGGCGGCGACCTCGGTCGCATCTCCAACCAGCAGCAGTACATGTCGCGGCTCGCGCGCAAGCTCGTCGGCGAGGGTGTGCTGAGCGATCCCGCCACGCTCTACAAGCTCGCTACCGTCGGCGTCGAGAACGTCACGCCGAGCCAGAGCCTCACGAATCCCATGACGCTCGTGCAGATCGCGCTCGCCGTCAAGGAGGTGCCGTTCAACGAGATCGTCTTCGTTCAGTACCCCACCCTCGCCGACCCGGCCGATGCGAACCGCGTGGTGCCGAACAAGAACGCTGCCGACACCTTGTTCGCCGCGCTCGAGGCCAACCAGCAGCTCGTGCTGACCGGCTCGACGAGCCAGGGTGAGGGCACGATCGTCGCCGATCCGACCGACGCTCCCGCCGACCCGACAACCCCCGCGCCGACCCAGTCCGCCGACGTGGCGCAGCCCACGACCCCCACCGACAGCGTCGAGCTGCCGTCCTCCATCGCGGGGCAGACCGCCGCTGAGGAAACGTGCTCGAACGGAAATCTTCGCTGA
- a CDS encoding sensor histidine kinase KdpD, with protein sequence MRAVRPALVVAPLAVAVLIAVVLAVAGGNGSLVLRMPLATVLIVAGALMSIVLVLLLIVGPVRARRRDAALAAARGEGAVAERDAHRRFLRRLDHELKNPVTAIRSALAAGEQTPPGNLAIASAQAARLSGVVTQLRALSSLETRPIEASRVDLTVIVEEEAAALRDELAARGVDRRVETVLPTVPWPLPPVTGDPDLLAVAVRNLLLNAAKYSGDGARIEVRGTEETDAVVIEVADTGWGIRAEDLPFVWDELWRAQDARGVEGTGLGLSLVRVVVLRHHGEVSLRSQFGRGTSVRLTLPRAPR encoded by the coding sequence ATGAGGGCAGTGCGGCCGGCACTGGTGGTCGCTCCGCTCGCCGTCGCCGTGCTCATCGCCGTCGTGCTCGCAGTCGCGGGCGGCAACGGCTCCCTCGTGCTGCGGATGCCGCTGGCCACCGTGCTCATCGTGGCGGGGGCGCTCATGTCGATCGTGCTCGTCCTTCTCCTGATCGTCGGTCCGGTACGCGCGCGCCGACGCGACGCGGCGCTCGCAGCGGCGCGCGGCGAGGGCGCCGTCGCAGAACGCGACGCGCACCGGCGGTTCCTGCGCCGCCTCGACCACGAGCTCAAGAATCCGGTGACCGCCATCCGCTCGGCTCTCGCCGCGGGCGAGCAGACCCCGCCGGGAAACCTCGCGATCGCTTCGGCGCAGGCGGCGCGGCTGAGCGGCGTCGTCACTCAGCTGCGGGCACTGTCGTCGCTGGAGACACGGCCGATCGAGGCGTCGCGGGTGGATCTGACCGTCATCGTCGAAGAGGAGGCGGCGGCGCTGCGCGACGAACTCGCCGCCCGTGGTGTCGATCGCCGCGTGGAGACCGTGCTGCCGACCGTCCCGTGGCCCCTGCCGCCGGTGACGGGAGACCCGGACCTGCTGGCCGTCGCCGTGCGCAACCTGCTGCTGAACGCCGCGAAGTACTCCGGCGACGGTGCGCGCATCGAGGTGCGCGGCACGGAGGAGACGGATGCCGTCGTCATCGAAGTCGCCGACACCGGGTGGGGCATCCGCGCCGAGGACCTGCCGTTCGTCTGGGACGAGCTGTGGCGCGCTCAGGACGCGCGCGGGGTGGAGGGCACGGGGCTCGGCCTCTCGCTCGTACGCGTCGTGGTGCTCCGGCACCACGGCGAGGTGTCGCTGCGGTCGCAGTTCGGGCGTGGGACGAGCGTGCGCCTGACGCTTCCGCGCGCGCCTCGCTGA
- a CDS encoding response regulator transcription factor, producing the protein MSDEARTRVLLVDDEEAITSTLAPFLERSGFDVRVEADGESALAAHAAFAPHIVVSDVLMPRMDGRELVRSLRRADAWTPVIMLTKVDASFERTAALEEGADDYLGKPFDPPELVARIRAVLRRTAGGGRPLTASSQLVSDGLRLDRVARRAQRDGAAIELTPKALTLLEYLMSHPDEVHTREHLLETLWGFEFAVTTRAVDHRIAELRRALGDDAQQPRWIETLPGAGYRFCAPVSAS; encoded by the coding sequence ATGAGCGACGAGGCGCGCACCCGCGTACTGCTCGTAGACGACGAGGAGGCCATCACCTCCACCCTCGCCCCCTTCCTCGAACGCAGCGGATTCGACGTACGGGTGGAAGCCGACGGTGAGAGCGCCCTCGCCGCGCACGCCGCCTTCGCCCCGCACATCGTCGTCTCCGACGTGCTCATGCCGCGCATGGACGGCCGTGAACTCGTGCGGAGCCTTCGCCGCGCGGATGCGTGGACCCCGGTCATCATGCTGACGAAGGTGGATGCATCGTTCGAGCGCACCGCGGCGCTGGAGGAGGGCGCCGACGACTATCTCGGCAAGCCCTTCGACCCGCCGGAGCTCGTCGCCCGCATCCGTGCCGTGCTGCGCCGCACCGCCGGCGGCGGAAGACCGTTGACGGCCTCCTCGCAGCTCGTGAGCGACGGACTGCGCCTCGATCGCGTCGCGCGACGGGCGCAGCGGGACGGTGCGGCGATCGAGCTGACGCCGAAGGCGCTCACCCTGCTCGAGTACCTCATGTCGCACCCGGACGAGGTGCACACGAGGGAGCACCTGCTCGAGACCCTGTGGGGCTTCGAGTTCGCCGTCACCACCCGCGCCGTCGACCACCGCATCGCGGAGCTGCGACGCGCGCTGGGCGACGACGCGCAGCAGCCGCGCTGGATCGAGACGCTGCCCGGTGCGGGCTACCGATTCTGTGCCCCGGTGAGCGCGTCATGA
- a CDS encoding DUF4190 domain-containing protein, with the protein MSQPPQQYVYVTRPTDGLAITSFVLALLGFNLLAVIFGHVALSRIRRSNAAGAGFAIAGLVIGYLTIAAIALLILAAFGIGIWAVTAS; encoded by the coding sequence ATGTCCCAGCCCCCGCAGCAGTACGTCTACGTCACCCGTCCCACCGACGGGCTCGCCATCACGTCCTTCGTGCTCGCGCTGCTCGGGTTCAACCTGCTCGCGGTGATCTTCGGGCACGTCGCGCTCTCCCGCATCCGGCGCAGCAACGCGGCCGGAGCGGGCTTCGCGATCGCGGGGCTGGTGATCGGCTACCTCACGATCGCCGCGATCGCCCTTCTCATCCTCGCGGCGTTCGGCATCGGCATCTGGGCGGTGACTGCCTCATGA
- a CDS encoding DUF3060 domain-containing protein has product MKNTLPITLAALVLLLTGCSVAYEAPGAPAADPAPSSTPAPAASASKEQEQEPSVSTPPSAASDDLRARYADVAQQTSCASGEVVVSQAGATVSITGECALVTVAASGAVVLADRIGTLEITGAANQVQAASVDTARLGGSGNDVRWESGTADVTDTGVANTARATTGG; this is encoded by the coding sequence ATGAAGAACACGCTCCCGATCACGCTCGCCGCCCTCGTGCTGCTCCTGACCGGATGCTCTGTCGCCTACGAGGCGCCCGGCGCTCCCGCGGCCGATCCCGCTCCGTCGTCGACGCCGGCCCCGGCGGCATCTGCGTCGAAGGAGCAGGAGCAGGAGCCGAGCGTCTCGACGCCTCCGTCCGCCGCATCCGACGACCTGCGTGCACGCTACGCCGACGTGGCGCAGCAGACCTCCTGCGCCTCGGGGGAGGTCGTCGTCTCGCAGGCGGGTGCGACGGTGTCGATCACGGGGGAGTGCGCCCTCGTGACCGTCGCCGCGAGCGGCGCTGTCGTGCTGGCCGATCGCATCGGCACGCTCGAGATCACCGGGGCGGCCAACCAGGTGCAGGCTGCATCCGTCGACACCGCGCGGTTGGGCGGCAGCGGCAACGACGTGCGGTGGGAGAGCGGCACCGCAGACGTGACCGATACCGGCGTCGCCAACACGGCACGCGCCACGACCGGAGGATGA
- a CDS encoding OmpA family protein yields MSSTVPRILALVATVGVLVAGCAADPRPVVPVAATTPGSPSAPVVPAVAGFAPGEVPPVPLFTMPDLSLLDSSLGGFAIQVDREIGPRPGIEVRPAACGDVTERATAQGSVLLYGDGSGTFTGPDGTVHNYGDGSGSFTVDGVTANVYGDGSGSYIADGIEIHNYGDGSGSFTVDGVTANVYGDGSASRTGNGVEHWNYGDGSAMYRDADVEIHNYGDGSGSYVATGLDIRNYGDGTGAVNGEPVEVDALPAVAPVGVFPPLGTLAPLASCGTTITLSDGVLFDFDRSEIRADAAGVLDELAAAMTDLDVPSAEIGGHTDAIGSDGYNLELSERRAASVVAALKDRGVTASLSAVGYGESAPVAANEIDGVDNPAGRQLNRRVEIFIPAF; encoded by the coding sequence ATGAGCAGCACCGTCCCCCGCATCCTGGCCCTCGTCGCGACCGTGGGCGTCCTCGTCGCCGGCTGCGCCGCCGACCCGCGTCCCGTCGTCCCGGTCGCTGCGACGACGCCGGGCTCGCCGTCAGCGCCGGTCGTCCCCGCCGTCGCGGGCTTCGCGCCCGGCGAGGTTCCTCCGGTTCCGCTGTTCACGATGCCCGACCTGTCCCTGCTCGACAGCTCGCTCGGCGGCTTCGCTATTCAGGTGGACCGCGAGATCGGGCCGCGGCCCGGAATCGAGGTGCGCCCCGCCGCGTGCGGCGACGTGACCGAGCGTGCGACCGCCCAGGGCTCGGTGCTGCTGTACGGCGACGGGTCGGGAACCTTCACCGGACCCGACGGCACGGTGCACAACTACGGCGACGGCTCCGGCAGCTTCACGGTCGACGGCGTGACGGCGAACGTCTACGGCGACGGGTCGGGCTCGTACATCGCCGACGGCATCGAGATCCACAACTACGGCGACGGCTCCGGCAGCTTCACGGTCGACGGCGTGACGGCGAACGTCTACGGCGACGGGTCCGCCTCGCGCACCGGCAACGGCGTCGAGCACTGGAACTACGGCGACGGCTCCGCGATGTACCGTGACGCCGACGTCGAGATCCACAACTACGGCGACGGGTCCGGTTCTTACGTCGCGACGGGCCTGGACATCCGCAACTACGGCGACGGCACGGGCGCGGTCAACGGCGAGCCCGTCGAGGTGGACGCGCTTCCCGCCGTCGCGCCGGTCGGGGTCTTCCCGCCCCTCGGCACGCTCGCGCCGCTCGCGTCCTGCGGCACGACCATCACGCTCAGTGATGGCGTGCTGTTCGACTTCGACCGTTCCGAGATCCGGGCGGATGCGGCGGGCGTGCTCGATGAGCTGGCGGCCGCGATGACGGATCTCGACGTGCCATCCGCCGAGATCGGCGGACACACGGATGCGATCGGCTCCGACGGCTACAACCTCGAACTGTCCGAACGTCGCGCCGCATCCGTGGTCGCGGCCCTCAAGGACCGCGGTGTCACGGCGTCGCTCAGCGCGGTCGGATACGGCGAGAGCGCGCCCGTCGCCGCGAACGAGATCGACGGCGTCGACAACCCCGCCGGACGCCAGCTCAACCGCCGCGTCGAGATCTTCATCCCGGCCTTCTGA
- a CDS encoding ABC transporter ATP-binding protein: MHAPSPSRPVLVARGLVKRYGTLTALAGVDVTIAAGESVAVMGASGSGKTTLLHCLAAVIAPDGGSVRLGQDDPVELVGMDETGRSAIRRSQLGFVFQEHLLLPELTALENAALPLLVQGVARRDAEQRAAGWLHALGLAGMEDRRIGQLSGGQAQRVAIARAQVTGAPLVFADEPTGALDSATSAEVMSALLHATVGQGRSLVVVTHDAEVAARCHRIVRMRDGRILDAAPMSEAQR, encoded by the coding sequence ATGCACGCTCCCTCACCTTCTCGTCCTGTTCTCGTCGCGCGCGGTCTCGTCAAGCGCTACGGCACGCTCACCGCCCTCGCGGGCGTGGACGTGACGATCGCCGCGGGCGAGTCCGTCGCCGTCATGGGCGCGTCGGGCTCGGGGAAGACCACTCTGCTCCACTGCCTCGCCGCGGTCATCGCCCCCGACGGCGGCTCCGTCCGCCTCGGCCAGGACGATCCGGTCGAGCTCGTCGGCATGGACGAGACGGGGCGCTCGGCGATCCGTCGCAGTCAGCTCGGGTTCGTGTTCCAGGAGCACCTGCTGCTGCCGGAGCTCACCGCCCTCGAGAATGCGGCCCTCCCGCTGTTGGTGCAGGGCGTGGCGCGTCGTGACGCAGAGCAGCGCGCCGCCGGATGGCTGCACGCACTGGGGTTGGCCGGCATGGAGGACCGCCGCATCGGCCAGCTCTCCGGCGGCCAGGCGCAGCGGGTGGCGATCGCCCGCGCTCAGGTGACCGGCGCACCTCTGGTCTTCGCCGACGAACCCACCGGCGCTCTCGACTCCGCCACATCCGCCGAGGTGATGTCAGCGCTCCTGCACGCCACGGTCGGACAGGGGCGCAGCCTCGTCGTCGTCACCCACGACGCCGAGGTCGCGGCGCGCTGCCACCGCATCGTCCGGATGCGGGACGGCCGCATCCTCGACGCCGCGCCGATGAGCGAGGCGCAGCGATGA
- a CDS encoding FtsX-like permease family protein: MSAVATQGAVRRTLTLSRLLARPSRQSRAALVLPIVAFAATTTLLLIGAGGTRMFLTDDRGGAFTGMYGILAVLALVLLAVPLATLGAAAARLSSRRRDDRLATLRLLGATSGEVAAMTVIEAAATAAVGAVAGATVYVAVLPLVGLLPFFGGPIGAAAVWAGFDVLALVLAGVVALATVSASLGLRRVALTPLGVRRRSEPAPRRRTAVVVGVIGAAAVALIVLNLSAIGQLVGPAISLALLLGLFAGSLGLLNLVGTPIVAARGRAMARRAGDAAHLIAGRELAAHASVAWRRVSAIAMVSFIAVVGGAGMSLVTLAGGDTADSGTVFADIRTGVLVTLVSAFLLLACSVGVTQAASVLEDRELIVGLDRLGVPAADLARARRITVLLPLRWAALGGALAGIALSLPVIGITLVLAPTSLLIIALTFVVGVALVLVSLASTEPLVRAIRRAAA, encoded by the coding sequence ATGAGCGCTGTCGCCACGCAGGGCGCGGTGCGACGCACGCTCACCCTGTCACGCCTGCTCGCCCGACCATCGCGGCAGTCACGTGCGGCGCTCGTGCTCCCGATCGTCGCCTTCGCCGCCACGACGACGCTGCTTCTGATCGGCGCCGGCGGCACGCGCATGTTCCTCACCGACGATCGCGGCGGGGCGTTCACCGGGATGTACGGCATCCTGGCCGTGCTCGCCCTCGTCCTGCTCGCCGTTCCGCTGGCGACGCTCGGCGCCGCCGCCGCGCGTCTGTCGAGCCGGAGGCGCGACGACCGCCTGGCGACCCTGCGTCTGCTGGGCGCCACCTCCGGCGAGGTCGCTGCGATGACGGTCATCGAGGCCGCCGCGACGGCGGCCGTCGGCGCCGTCGCAGGTGCGACCGTCTACGTCGCCGTCCTGCCGCTCGTAGGCCTCCTGCCGTTCTTCGGCGGTCCGATCGGAGCGGCAGCGGTATGGGCCGGGTTCGACGTGCTCGCCCTCGTGCTCGCGGGCGTCGTGGCACTCGCGACCGTCAGCGCCTCCCTCGGGCTGCGCCGCGTCGCGCTCACACCGCTCGGCGTGCGTCGGCGGTCGGAACCCGCGCCGCGCCGCCGCACCGCCGTCGTCGTCGGCGTGATCGGCGCCGCCGCCGTCGCTCTCATCGTCCTGAACCTCTCGGCCATCGGTCAGCTGGTCGGCCCCGCCATCTCGCTCGCCCTGCTGCTGGGGCTGTTCGCCGGTTCCCTCGGTCTGCTGAACCTCGTCGGCACCCCGATCGTCGCCGCGCGCGGACGCGCGATGGCTCGCCGCGCCGGGGATGCGGCGCATCTGATCGCCGGGCGCGAGCTCGCCGCACACGCTTCTGTCGCTTGGAGACGTGTCTCCGCGATCGCGATGGTCTCGTTCATCGCCGTGGTCGGCGGAGCCGGAATGAGTCTGGTCACGCTCGCCGGCGGCGACACGGCCGACAGCGGAACGGTGTTCGCCGACATCCGCACGGGCGTTCTCGTCACGCTCGTGTCGGCCTTCCTGCTCCTCGCGTGTTCCGTCGGTGTGACCCAGGCCGCATCCGTGCTCGAGGACCGCGAGCTGATCGTCGGTCTCGACCGTCTCGGCGTGCCGGCAGCCGACCTCGCCCGCGCCCGCCGCATCACCGTGCTGCTGCCCCTGCGCTGGGCGGCGCTCGGCGGCGCGCTCGCGGGCATCGCACTGAGCCTGCCGGTCATCGGCATCACCCTCGTGCTGGCTCCGACGTCGCTGCTGATCATCGCCCTCACTTTCGTCGTCGGCGTCGCGCTCGTGCTGGTCTCACTCGCCTCGACCGAGCCGCTCGTACGGGCGATCCGGCGGGCGGCCGCGTAA